A single genomic interval of Helianthus annuus cultivar XRQ/B chromosome 13, HanXRQr2.0-SUNRISE, whole genome shotgun sequence harbors:
- the LOC110900056 gene encoding LOW QUALITY PROTEIN: transcription factor bHLH104-like (The sequence of the model RefSeq protein was modified relative to this genomic sequence to represent the inferred CDS: inserted 1 base in 1 codon; substituted 1 base at 1 genomic stop codon), translated as MRAAAVRNHTMNLSLGKLQNLVSSNKACCRVRPRREILNNRFLKLSSTLEPGRPATTDKLAILGDGVCVLHQHKSESQDFKEMNEKLSEEIKTLKAEKNELREXKLVLIAEKXQEWSRRSNPWPVIFHRAAFQAGANKMPVFLGHNYIPMWQYLPQSRCDTSHDHDLKAPAA; from the exons ATGAGAGCCGCCGCTGTGAGGAATCACACAATGAATCTTTCGTTAGGTAAATTGCAGAACCTTGTTTCTTCT AATAAAGCATGTTGTCGTGTGAGGCCAAGAAGGGAAATATTGAATAACA GATTCTTAAAATTAAGCTCTACTTTGGAACCTGGCCGCCCTGCCACCACTGATAAACTGGCTATACTTGGAGATGGTGTCTGCGTTCTGCATCAGcataaatctgaatcacaggatttCAAAGAAATGAATGAGAAACTTTCCGAAGAAATTAAAACATTGAAG GCAGAGAAGAACGAGCTTCGTGAATAGAAACTTGTTTTAATCGCGGAAA AGCAAGAATGGAGTAGGAGATCAAATCCATGGCCAGTAATCTTCCACCGTGCTGCATTTCAGGCTGGAGCAAACAAGATGCCTGTTTTTCTAGGACACAATTACATTCCAATGTGGCAGTATTTACCACAATCTAGGTGTGATACATCTCATGATCATGATCTCAAGGCACCTGCTGCTTAA